Genomic DNA from Leptolyngbya iicbica LK:
CTGTTGTTTCTGAAGCTGGTCAGTTCTGCGGGTGGCAGATGTCTCGGCCCGAGCTTTGGTCGGCATGATTTTTACCTAGTCCAGATAGACTTCTAGCAGCGATAAGTCGTCGGAAAAGGTAGTGTGCTCTTGGGCGCGGCGGCTCACCTGCATCAAAATCTCGTCGATTGACTCACTCAAGTCGTGGGTTGAGAGAATCTCGATAAAGTCTTCTAGCCCCATGATGGTGTTGTCCCACTGCTTGATTTCGTAAACACCATCGCTGAATAAGTACAGGCGACTGCCGGGGGGAATCTCGCAGCGATTCCAACTGTATTGGACGTCGGGCAGCATACCAATCGGCAATCCTGGCGTCTTCAACGGTTCCACCGAGTGCTTTTGGCCTGTCTGGGGTGAAATCAACACGGCGGGTGGATGTCCGGCACTGGTGTACATCAGTTGGCGATTGGCGCGATTGTAGACGCCGTACCACATGGTGAAATACTTTTCATTCTGGTCGTTCATCTGAAACGTGTCGTTCAGCGCCTGGAGCACTTTTTCGGGACGATAAAAGTTCACATCGGGGAGCGCTTGCGATCGCAACATGTTCAACACAGACGTCGACAGTAGCGCTGAGCCCAGACCATGGCCCGACACATCTAACAAATAAATCACCAGGTAATCAGGATCGAGCCAGTAAAAGTCGTAGCAGTCGCCTCCTAGCGAACTGGAGGGAATAAAGCGGGCATTGATCGGCACCTTTTTGGTGAGATCTTGCGGCAGTAGCGATCGGACATAAGCTTCTGCTTCCGCTAGTTCCGCTTGCAGTTGGGCTTTTTGGGCTTGCAAGTCTTGACGGAGCTGCAAGACTTGCTGGCAAGCTAAGAGTCGCGCGCGCAAAGTCACCTCATCCAGCGGGTAGGCGAGCCAATCGTCAACCCCCGCTGACAGTGCTGGCATCACATCAGCCAGCCGATCAGCCGCCACCAACATGAGACAAAAAAGTGGGGGAGTGTCTGGGTGCTCTTTCCAGCTCTGCCAGAGCGATAAATCATCCGTTGCTGATG
This window encodes:
- a CDS encoding PP2C family protein-serine/threonine phosphatase, yielding MMQILVVNSDAAVRHCLLQWLDAAEYDITFWDEDPRALDLTHLSEPLLIIGDWQQASATDDLSLWQSWKEHPDTPPLFCLMLVAADRLADVMPALSAGVDDWLAYPLDEVTLRARLLACQQVLQLRQDLQAQKAQLQAELAEAEAYVRSLLPQDLTKKVPINARFIPSSSLGGDCYDFYWLDPDYLVIYLLDVSGHGLGSALLSTSVLNMLRSQALPDVNFYRPEKVLQALNDTFQMNDQNEKYFTMWYGVYNRANRQLMYTSAGHPPAVLISPQTGQKHSVEPLKTPGLPIGMLPDVQYSWNRCEIPPGSRLYLFSDGVYEIKQWDNTIMGLEDFIEILSTHDLSESIDEILMQVSRRAQEHTTFSDDLSLLEVYLD